A segment of the bacterium genome:
CACACCCGTAGAACGGACCATTGCGCCCAGCCACCAACTGCATCGCGCCATTGCATGTCGGGCACTTTAGGTCAGTCCGCTCGTGCTTCCGGTGAAGTACCCTCATGGGTTCGCGCCATTGACGTTCATCCCCGCCCATACCTTCATTGCATCAGTCTCGGTTGTCGGCTCTGAGATGACCGGATCGCAGTCACAATACCCACCCTTGTAGATACTACAAGTGTCATCGTGAAAAACGTGGATGTGCCGGACCTCACCAACGCCGACCGGGGATGCCGCCGCCTTAGCTTCCACCAACGCGCAATAGTTGTGCCGTCGCGGATCGTGCTCTTCGTCCATTACGCATCACCGCGCTCAAACACACCATCCAACAGCCGCTTTGCCCGTTTGCATCCCGCGCACGTCACTGGACCACCCACCGGGCTGATTTGCTCATCACGTTCAAACACGATCTCTGGCAATCCGCAGAGCGGAACCCACATGCCAGGTTCATCAACGCCCGGTGAAAAAACCACCGCATGTCGCTGTCCTTTGTTGCCGATCCGTACTGTCAATACGTCGCCTTGCTTTGCCATTTCCATTTCCTCCATCGTTCTTCAGTCTACCCAAACGGCGCATGATCTCCGCTAGGCTCTCGGCGCTACTCATGGTCGGCCATCCTGCTTGTCCAGCCACGCCTGAATGCGTCCCGCAACCCGGTACTCACCGTCTGCGAACTCGATCACGCCCATGCGGATCAGGTCGTAGGAGACGCCCTGTAGTTGGCTGTGAAGCCTCGTGTGAACCGTGTTGTTCTCCATCACGAGCAGGTTGTCCGGGTCAAGGTCGGTCTCGTCGCCGTTGATGTGATGCACGACCTCTTCCCGTGTCAGATAGCGCCCGTGAGTCTTCTCGGCGACGAGGCGGTACTCGGCGACGTAGCCGTGGCAATCGGCGCCTGGATGTCCCGGTGATCTCACAAGCATGTGGTTGCGATGCCGACGCCTGCCGCCGGTCCAGCTCGGATGCTTTTCCAGCACGACGCCCGCGAACTGATGCGACTTCGCACAGAAGACGCTGCAGAATCTTCCCCGGTTGGGCCTGTTGTCTTTGCGCGGGGAGAATGACTTGCCGCACTTGGCGCAAGGGCGAGATTCGAGGTAGGTGTGTCCCATCACTCACTCCTCTCCTTCATCCAGGCTTCGTAACCACGCCGAAATGCGTCCAACCACGTAAGCTGCACAATGGGGAGTCCAGCCGTTCCCGAGGGTGCGGAGCTTGTCGGTTCGCTCGGGGACTCCGGTGGCGAGGGGCGGGATGCCCGGCCCCGGCGGCCACGAGGCCCACCAGTCGGCGCAGGCAGATCCAGCCAGCGGAGAGGCCAGCCCATCATCCAGGCCACGAAGGTCGGGTTGAGGGCGGCTGCCGTCCGCTTCCCCGTCTGCGCCGCCATCTGGTCGTTCAGGTTGCGGCTGCGTTCCGTCCCCTCCCACCGATGCGCTTCCCCACTCCGGTAGTCCCGCGCCTGCGGAGTTGCCAGGATCGTTGACCTCAGCCCGCCCTCCCCCGGCCGCTTGCTGCCCTTGCTCGTCCGCCCGCCCGTCGCGTCCGCCACGTTCGGGGAAGGGAGCAGCGTCTTCTGCAGCGTCGTCGCCAGCGAAGCCGACCGCGCTGCCGTGTTCATGCCCGCCCCCTGTGCGTGGTGGTCGCGCGTCGCTGGTGTTGGAAGTAGCTTCGCTGCATGGTGCAGCATCATCTGTCTGCCATCCTCCCGGCTCGCCGCTCCGCCGCTCGACTTCGCGTCCTCCGCAGAAGACGTCGGCAACCGCTGGAGCACTTGCGTCAACCCCTTCTGCATCACCCGCCCCGTCTCCGCGTCGTACCAACGCTGGTTCCCATGTTCCGGCTCGTTCCCGTCCTTGTCCAGCGGGGTACGGTTCGCCCAACCCGGTTCCTGCGCCGCCGGGGTAGGCAACAACCCACACCCGCTCCCGCCGATGATTGGCTCCCACATCCGAAGCGGCCACAACTCCCCACTCAGCATCCCACCCGTCCTCGGCAAGGTCCCACAGAACTCGTTCGAGTCCTCCTCGAAGAGAGATGAACCCGCGCACGTTCTCAATGAGTGCGACTCGCGGTCGTATCTCGCCAAGCACCCGCCGGAAATCCGGCCAAAGATCGCGCTCGTCCGCCTCCCCGAGTTGCTTCCCCGCGCAGGAGTAAGGCTGGCACGGGATGCCACCAAAGACGAAGTCAATGATCCCTCGCCACGGTCTCCCGTCGAAAGTCCTTGCGTCGTCCCACAGGAATCCGGGTTCGAGGTCCCCTGCCCGCATTCGCTCGTGCAGCACTCGCTGGCAGAACTCATCCCGTTCGATGTACACGAGAGTCCGAGCGAAGCCGCAAGCCTCGAAAGCCGCGCTGCCAATTCCCGATCCGGCGCAGAAATCCAAGCCATTCAGCACCTCAGTCTTCGCCTTCATCGTCTTCTTCCGTCAACACCGACTGCCCCTGCACCCGTACCCCCTCGGCCTCCACGAAGTCACCCAGCAGGTCCTTCGCCATCTCCTCGCCCCACTTCTCCGTCACGTGGGCGAAGAAGCGGCGCGTCACCGCGGCCTCGATCTCTCGGCGCTCGTTGTCCGAGACCCCGCCGAACTCCTGTAGCTCCCGGATCTTGTCGTACCCACGCTCCAGGATGCCCTCCAGCATCGCCAGCGCCTTGACGGCCTCCGAGGTGCTCTTGGGCCGCAAGGCCCCGAGGCGAACCTCGTTGCCGGCACGGTCGTACAGGACGCCGACGGGTTCGCGTGTGTCATCACCCTGAGGCAGCGGCTCCGCGAATAGGTCGACCCCCGAGATCGCCGTCAGTACGCCGCCCAGTTGCGCCTCGGCGGCGCGCACAATCTCGACGTGCAGGCGCAGTTCGCGATCCGCCCCCGCGGCGGCCTGCTGTGCCATCGCAAGGCCCTCGGCGTCCTCGAGTCGCACCTGCTCCCAGTCGCGCCCGTCCGGCAGGCCCTGCTCCTTCCAGTGGGCGGCGG
Coding sequences within it:
- a CDS encoding HNH endonuclease, producing MGHTYLESRPCAKCGKSFSPRKDNRPNRGRFCSVFCAKSHQFAGVVLEKHPSWTGGRRRHRNHMLVRSPGHPGADCHGYVAEYRLVAEKTHGRYLTREEVVHHINGDETDLDPDNLLVMENNTVHTRLHSQLQGVSYDLIRMGVIEFADGEYRVAGRIQAWLDKQDGRP